From one Neovison vison isolate M4711 chromosome 1, ASM_NN_V1, whole genome shotgun sequence genomic stretch:
- the LOC122892552 gene encoding uncharacterized protein LOC122892552, whose amino-acid sequence MGSSGRGLEKASKWGPGEATDQSSEREHLRNAAVGRRRRRAGGLRNSPALSPALPFSSGGGGRDGAAHSGGSSAPGLGCSVLGGGGSGGGSGPTRAVTIVRGDRRSRAEPLSSRWQPWPTALAPPAPGALRRPLPALALCACAHRRAPPPDPARARAHSQSPRPGGSRAAPSTWAGDTRLQRPKPRGSGSYGDAYHANTCTRTVTRAILTHVCSHTPQTPAATRAHTHTHLPGPRGRIGGADLHSVQPQYQ is encoded by the exons ATGGGTAGCTCAGGAAGGGGCTTAGAAAAGGCCTCGAAATGGGGTCCTGGGGAGGCGACGGATCAGAGctcagagagagagcatcttaGGAACGCCGCGGTAG GGCGGCGCCGCCGGCGGGCAGGCGGGCTCCGCAACTCCCCGGCTCTCTCGCCCGCCCTCCCGTTCTCCTCGGGCGGCGGGGGCCGGGACGGCGCGGCTCACAGCGGCGGTTCTTCCGCGCCGGGCCTTGGTTGCAGCGTCTTGggaggcggcggcagcggcggcggcagcggcccgACCCGTGCGGTCACCATCGTCCGCGGCGACAGGCGCTCGCGGGCCGAGCCCCTCAGCAGCCGGTGGCAGCCATGGCCTACTGCGCTCGCTCCTCCCGCCCCCGGCGCTCTGCGGCGGCCGCTGCCCGCTCTCGCGCTCTGCGCCTGCGCGCACCGCCGCGCCCCTCCCCCTGACCCCGCGCGCGCCCGCGCTCACTCACAATCGCCCCGGCCGGGTGGTTCCCGTGCCGCCCCCAGTACGTGGGCGGGAGACACACGCCTCCAGCGGCCCAAGCCGCGGGGCTCAGGCAGCTATGGAGACGCATACCACGCCAACACCTGCACGCGCACTGTGACACGCGCCATTCTGACACACGTGTGCTCTCACACTCCTCAAACACCGGCAGCCACACGCGCTCACACCCACACTCACCTGCCGGGACCACGTGGGAGAATTGGAGGGGCTGATCTTCACTCGGTGCAACCGCAGTACCAATGA